Genomic window (Spiroplasma sabaudiense Ar-1343):
GACGGAAAAATGTTAGAGGCTCAGAGATTGGAACAAAGAACTAACTATGATTTGGAATCCTTGAGTGAGTTTGGTACTGTAAGTGGAGTTGAAAACTATTCTGCACACTTAGATTTTAGGGCCCCAGGTGTTCCCCCATACACATTGCTGGATTATTTTGAAAAAGATTTTCTAACAGTGATTGATGAATCTCATATGATGATCCCACAAGTTCGAGGAATGTCAAATACTGATAAAAGCCGAAAAAAAAATTTAGTGGATTACGGTTTTCGTTTACCTAGTGCAATGGATAATCGCCCATTAAATTTTGAAGAGTTTTCAAATAAATTAAATCAAGTGATTTACACTTCAGCAACTCCTGGAGATTATGAAATGGAATTAACCGAGGGAAAATTTGTTCAGCAAATTATTCGTCCAACAGGATTACTAGATCCAATAATTGAAGTTCGCTCAACAGAAAATCAAATTGAGAACATTATTGAAGAAATTTTAAAGCGTAGAGAGAAAAATGAACGAGTTTTTATAACAACCCTAACTATTCGAATGTCAGAAGACTTAACAAGCTACTTGCAAGAACGAAACATTAAAGTTGCTTACTTGCACTCAGAATTAAAAACAATTGAAAGAACAACGGTTCTAAATGATTTAAGAAAGGGAGTTTATGAAGCAATAGTGGGAGTTAACCTTTTAAGAGAAGGTTTGGATATTCCAGAAGTAAGTTTGGTTTGTATTTTAGATGCTGATAAACAGGGATTTTTACGAAACACACGAAGTTTGATTCAAACCACAGGCCGAGCTGCTCGTAATGCTTCGGGTTTAGTAATTTTTTATGCAGACCAAATTTCAAAAGCAATGCAAGAAACTATTGATGAGACAGATCGCCGCCGCGAAATTCAAGCTCGCTACAATTTAGAAAATAATATTGTGCCAAAAACTATTTTGAAAAAAATTTCAGACTTTGGTATTGATGATGCCACTAGAAAGCAAATTATTTCAATGACGACTAAAAAGAATAGTGCGAAGAATCAAAAAAATAGTTTGGTTGAGAAATTGCGAGCTGATATGGTTGCCGCTGCTAAGGAATTAAATTTTGAGAAGGCTGCTC
Coding sequences:
- the uvrB gene encoding excinuclease ABC subunit UvrB; this translates as MKQEQNDFKLVTDYQPAGDQPQAILELYNGLKENKKHQVLLGATGTGKTFTIANIIQKFQKQTLVLAHNKTLAMQLYIELKEFFPENRVEYFVSNFDFFQPEAYMPARDLYIDKDAKINQELDMMRLSAMNGLMLRKDTIVVASVASIYAAQNPEEYGAVFFELRVGETLSKKELLSFLIKTGYVRNEIETVRGTFSANGDVIKIVPSWTDQLIFRISLFGNEIESIETLEPYNNKIIQRMTLATIFPATSYVTAEDKMKTVIENIKAELKDRLKELREDGKMLEAQRLEQRTNYDLESLSEFGTVSGVENYSAHLDFRAPGVPPYTLLDYFEKDFLTVIDESHMMIPQVRGMSNTDKSRKKNLVDYGFRLPSAMDNRPLNFEEFSNKLNQVIYTSATPGDYEMELTEGKFVQQIIRPTGLLDPIIEVRSTENQIENIIEEILKRREKNERVFITTLTIRMSEDLTSYLQERNIKVAYLHSELKTIERTTVLNDLRKGVYEAIVGVNLLREGLDIPEVSLVCILDADKQGFLRNTRSLIQTTGRAARNASGLVIFYADQISKAMQETIDETDRRREIQARYNLENNIVPKTILKKISDFGIDDATRKQIISMTTKKNSAKNQKNSLVEKLRADMVAAAKELNFEKAAQIRDIIIELEG